Proteins from a genomic interval of Treponema succinifaciens DSM 2489:
- a CDS encoding flagellar biosynthesis protein FlhA translates to MAEKRGSGGSILNFVLRNSLAVGVIVVVLFMFIPLPTAFIDLAMVINLALSFIILLTVIYMKRAADFTSFPRVVLITTIFGLAINISSTRNILVHPVKTSGHMAGQSEMVQAFANIVAGDKVLIGFIIFIILIVVQVLVITKGADRVSEVTARFTLDAMNNKMFTIQNQINNGSITEEEGELKINQLRQEIDFYSAMDGSSKFVSGNVKAGIFITVVNLIGGIVTGTMAGASITDALDSYAKLTIGDGLMSQLPSLLLSFSTGLLITGSNDGDLLSDQLKEQFSANGTIYVIVGATLVALGLAFHNGATATLVPIGILFIFVGSRLSHLKTKEEEQKTMEAEKAKNSPQKGNGGPEEISPVVKLDELSLEIGYALIPLVDDEKGAELMSRVKRIRREAALDLGLVIPPIHIMDQMELSPEEYSFKIRGIEAGRGRLKLGHFMCLNTGNVPKDREIVGEKTKDPAFGMDAIWLPDSKRLEAEKAGYAVIDAPTIIATHLTELIRRNASKILSRQSVSAIIEEIKKTNPVVVDEVTTGDHRFSYGEIEAVLKNLLEEQVSIRNMVVILETLGDYGKLTRDPWTLTEKVREALGAQICQQYADENKVLHVLNLSQSLAQKILDHRADMPGKGPIVAFDPVDARNYISTMSNAVAAVRERNYLPIILCPSEVRRLVKSSTELEMPGIIVLSINEVMAASPNIKVESLGEING, encoded by the coding sequence ATGGCGGAAAAGCGCGGCTCAGGCGGTAGTATTTTAAATTTTGTTTTACGCAATTCACTGGCGGTAGGTGTTATCGTTGTTGTTTTGTTTATGTTTATTCCGCTTCCAACAGCTTTTATAGATCTTGCAATGGTTATAAACCTTGCGCTTTCTTTTATAATTCTTTTGACCGTTATCTATATGAAGCGTGCTGCGGATTTTACATCGTTTCCGAGGGTCGTCCTTATAACAACAATTTTTGGGCTTGCGATAAATATTTCTTCCACTAGAAATATTCTTGTTCATCCGGTAAAAACTTCCGGGCATATGGCTGGGCAGAGCGAAATGGTTCAGGCGTTTGCGAACATTGTTGCTGGCGATAAAGTTTTAATCGGATTTATAATTTTCATTATTTTGATTGTTGTTCAGGTTCTTGTAATTACAAAAGGTGCGGACCGTGTTTCCGAAGTTACAGCGCGTTTTACTTTGGATGCCATGAACAACAAAATGTTTACGATTCAAAATCAGATTAACAACGGTTCTATTACAGAAGAAGAAGGCGAGCTTAAAATTAATCAGCTTAGGCAGGAAATTGACTTTTATTCTGCAATGGACGGTTCCTCTAAATTTGTAAGCGGAAACGTAAAGGCTGGAATTTTTATTACAGTTGTAAACCTTATCGGAGGAATTGTAACTGGAACTATGGCGGGAGCTTCTATAACTGATGCACTTGACAGCTATGCGAAGCTTACGATTGGCGACGGTCTTATGTCTCAGCTTCCGTCTTTGCTGCTTTCTTTTTCAACGGGTCTTTTGATTACCGGAAGCAACGACGGCGACTTGCTTTCAGACCAGCTCAAAGAGCAGTTTTCTGCAAATGGAACAATTTATGTCATTGTTGGAGCTACGTTGGTGGCTCTTGGCCTTGCATTCCACAACGGAGCTACTGCGACTCTTGTTCCGATTGGAATTTTGTTTATTTTTGTTGGCTCCCGGCTTTCGCACTTAAAGACAAAAGAAGAAGAGCAAAAGACTATGGAAGCTGAAAAGGCAAAAAATTCTCCGCAAAAAGGAAATGGCGGACCAGAGGAAATTTCTCCTGTTGTCAAGCTGGATGAGCTTTCACTTGAAATCGGCTATGCGCTTATTCCTCTTGTTGACGATGAAAAAGGCGCGGAGCTCATGTCGCGTGTAAAAAGAATCCGCCGTGAAGCTGCCCTTGACCTTGGACTTGTTATTCCGCCGATTCATATTATGGATCAAATGGAACTTTCGCCGGAAGAATATTCGTTTAAAATCCGCGGAATTGAAGCCGGAAGGGGACGCCTTAAACTTGGGCATTTTATGTGCCTGAACACTGGAAATGTTCCTAAAGACAGAGAAATTGTCGGAGAAAAAACAAAAGACCCTGCGTTTGGAATGGATGCGATTTGGCTTCCTGATTCAAAGCGGCTTGAAGCGGAAAAAGCCGGCTATGCGGTGATTGACGCGCCTACTATAATTGCAACCCATCTTACGGAGCTTATAAGACGCAACGCTTCTAAAATTCTTAGCCGCCAGAGTGTCAGCGCGATTATTGAAGAGATCAAGAAAACGAATCCTGTTGTTGTTGATGAAGTTACAACAGGCGACCACAGATTTTCTTATGGTGAAATTGAAGCTGTTCTTAAAAATCTTCTTGAAGAGCAGGTCAGCATCCGAAATATGGTTGTTATTCTTGAAACTTTGGGAGATTACGGAAAACTTACACGCGACCCTTGGACTCTTACAGAAAAAGTTCGTGAGGCTCTTGGCGCGCAGATATGCCAGCAATATGCGGATGAAAACAAAGTTCTTCACGTCCTTAATCTTTCGCAGAGCCTTGCACAGAAAATTCTTGACCATAGAGCCGATATGCCGGGCAAAGGTCCTATTGTCGCTTTTGATCCTGTTGACGCAAGAAATTATATTTCTACAATGAGCAATGCTGTTGCCGCTGTCCGTGAAAGAAATTATCTTCCTATTATTTTGTGTCCGTCTGAAGTGCGACGGCTTGTAAAATCTTCTACAGAGCTTGAGATGCCTGGAATAATAGTTTTGTCTATAAACGAAGTGATGGCAGCTTCGCCAAATATAAAAGTTGAATCTCTTGGAGAAATAAATGGCTGA
- the flhB gene encoding flagellar biosynthesis protein FlhB, which translates to MDLQWFAAEDEGKTEEASEQKLRKARKEGRIAKSQELNGTVVFLFVVAVLILLAPWFYKKICEMMIFYFNNVTAQKIDDARFYYIFLRNLLPIVLPLSLAGILAGVIINLVQNRGFIFTTKTIEPKFSKIVPKFGEYFKKTLFSMMGLFNIAKSVLKVAIIVAVAVLLIRLDLAKTLGFLKAGGIDLALRSVSGMVAQLLVVSAVILIVIGVFDYVMQRREFKEQMKMTKQEVKEEFKESEGDPEVKGRLESAQKEMLSQNMPKAVRESDVVITNPTHYAVSLQWKQEQQDAPMITAKGTDNTAQTMKKIAAENDVPIIENRPLARGLYADTEVGDIIPTSYLRAIAAVYAQVGFMNKERNKKST; encoded by the coding sequence ATGGATTTGCAGTGGTTCGCCGCAGAAGATGAAGGCAAAACAGAAGAAGCCTCGGAACAGAAACTCCGTAAAGCCAGAAAAGAAGGCCGCATTGCAAAAAGCCAGGAACTGAATGGAACTGTTGTTTTTCTTTTTGTTGTCGCAGTTCTTATTTTGCTGGCTCCTTGGTTCTATAAAAAAATCTGCGAAATGATGATTTTTTACTTTAACAATGTAACTGCCCAGAAAATTGATGATGCAAGGTTTTACTATATTTTTTTACGGAATCTTCTTCCGATTGTGCTTCCTTTGTCGCTTGCAGGAATTCTTGCTGGCGTCATAATAAATTTAGTCCAGAACAGAGGTTTTATTTTTACAACAAAAACAATAGAGCCAAAGTTTTCAAAAATTGTTCCAAAATTCGGCGAGTACTTTAAAAAGACTTTGTTTTCTATGATGGGGCTTTTTAATATTGCAAAGTCTGTTTTAAAAGTTGCTATTATTGTTGCAGTCGCAGTTCTTCTTATCCGCCTGGATTTGGCCAAGACTCTTGGATTTTTAAAGGCTGGCGGAATTGATTTGGCTTTGCGTTCTGTTTCTGGAATGGTTGCCCAGTTGCTTGTGGTTTCTGCTGTTATTTTGATTGTAATCGGCGTGTTCGATTATGTAATGCAGCGCAGGGAATTTAAAGAGCAGATGAAAATGACCAAGCAGGAAGTAAAAGAGGAATTCAAGGAAAGCGAAGGCGACCCGGAAGTAAAAGGCAGGCTTGAATCCGCGCAAAAAGAAATGCTTTCACAAAATATGCCGAAAGCTGTGCGTGAATCAGATGTTGTAATTACAAACCCTACGCATTATGCAGTTTCCCTTCAGTGGAAGCAAGAGCAGCAGGATGCGCCTATGATTACTGCAAAAGGAACTGACAATACCGCGCAGACAATGAAAAAAATCGCCGCTGAAAATGACGTTCCTATAATTGAAAATCGTCCTCTTGCCCGCGGACTTTATGCAGATACAGAAGTTGGCGACATAATTCCTACGTCTTATTTACGGGCTATTGCGGCTGTTTATGCTCAGGTTGGCTTCATGAATAAGGAAAGAAACAAAAAATCCACTTAA
- the fliR gene encoding flagellar biosynthetic protein FliR: MLERIVSDAPVFLFVAVRCFATIMTLPLFSSRTVPRTAKIALAGYMAFFIFPQISLADGIFSSYKNYISPEGNFSLEYILLLAGEAMIGIILGFFVQIIFASFSTAGQFFAFQMGLSASEVYDSLSQVENPLMGQFFNFMAMLVFLQNNWLQMLLLKGMSESFKVISAISIVDNSRFFAEFMMKSLTLLFKDALIIALPVMASLFLINVTVGILSKAAPQMNLLSEGFPVLMLTAYFLIFVLVPQFIEFFEGCFKGGLFEIEKLLIGLKGGGQ, from the coding sequence ATGCTTGAGCGGATTGTTTCTGACGCGCCTGTTTTTCTCTTTGTTGCGGTAAGATGCTTTGCCACGATAATGACGCTTCCGCTTTTTTCTTCAAGAACTGTTCCCAGAACTGCAAAAATTGCGCTTGCAGGCTACATGGCATTTTTTATTTTTCCGCAGATTTCTTTGGCTGACGGAATTTTTTCTTCATATAAAAACTATATTTCACCTGAAGGAAATTTTTCGCTTGAATATATTCTCCTGCTTGCCGGAGAAGCGATGATTGGAATAATCCTTGGTTTTTTTGTGCAGATTATTTTTGCTTCGTTCAGTACAGCCGGACAGTTTTTTGCGTTCCAGATGGGACTTAGCGCGAGCGAAGTTTACGATTCACTTAGCCAAGTTGAAAATCCGCTTATGGGACAGTTTTTTAACTTTATGGCGATGCTTGTTTTTTTGCAGAACAACTGGCTTCAAATGTTGCTTTTGAAGGGAATGTCTGAAAGCTTTAAGGTTATAAGCGCAATCTCAATAGTGGACAATTCTCGTTTTTTTGCGGAATTTATGATGAAGTCGCTTACATTGCTTTTTAAGGATGCGCTGATTATTGCGCTGCCGGTTATGGCGTCTCTTTTTTTAATAAATGTTACAGTCGGAATTCTTTCAAAGGCGGCTCCGCAGATGAATTTGCTTTCGGAAGGATTTCCTGTTCTTATGCTGACTGCATACTTTTTAATTTTTGTTCTTGTGCCGCAGTTCATTGAATTTTTTGAAGGCTGCTTTAAAGGCGGACTTTTTGAAATTGAAAAGCTTCTTATCGGGCTTAAAGGAGGCGGGCAGTGA
- the fliQ gene encoding flagellar biosynthesis protein FliQ, whose protein sequence is MSLNLINNLVRGGILQVFLMCAPILGAALLVGLIVAIFQATTSIQEQTLTFLPKFLTILFVIALLGGFMFNSLAQYFRGILDLIPAMAR, encoded by the coding sequence ATGTCGTTGAATCTTATCAATAATTTAGTTCGCGGTGGAATTTTGCAGGTTTTTCTTATGTGCGCTCCTATTCTTGGCGCGGCTCTTTTAGTGGGACTTATCGTTGCGATTTTTCAGGCTACAACTTCAATTCAAGAGCAGACTCTTACTTTCTTGCCAAAGTTCCTTACGATTCTTTTTGTAATTGCTTTGCTTGGCGGATTTATGTTTAATTCTTTGGCTCAGTATTTCCGCGGAATTCTTGACTTGATTCCGGCTATGGCAAGATAG
- the fliP gene encoding flagellar type III secretion system pore protein FliP (The bacterial flagellar biogenesis protein FliP forms a type III secretion system (T3SS)-type pore required for flagellar assembly.) has protein sequence MKSLFLLKKHFFKFAVALLVCACCFFPLSSQSQNNFPEGSSSGTTEMSRRITGLDFPNLSFSATAPRSGNEVAFSVQLLLLLTLLTLAPSIFILMTCFLRFSIVLDFIKRALSLQQVPPTAVLNGIAIFMTLFCMWPTFRQIYTDSFQPLSNNEITLTEAIEKAESPIRIFMFRQMGNDKNSIRTFMTMAGLGRPANASDVPTYVLIPAYILHELTVAFKIGILLYIPFIVIDMVVASILMSMGMMMLPPVQISMPFKLMLFVLVDGWHLLTQQLFVSVLR, from the coding sequence ATGAAAAGCCTTTTCTTGCTGAAAAAACATTTTTTTAAATTTGCTGTTGCGCTTTTAGTTTGCGCTTGCTGTTTTTTTCCATTGTCATCGCAAAGTCAAAATAATTTTCCAGAAGGTTCTTCAAGCGGGACTACGGAAATGAGCCGCAGAATAACTGGTTTGGATTTTCCGAATTTGAGTTTTTCTGCTACGGCTCCTCGCTCTGGAAATGAAGTTGCGTTCAGTGTGCAGCTTTTGCTTTTACTTACTCTTTTAACTCTTGCACCGAGCATTTTTATTTTAATGACTTGTTTTTTGCGTTTTTCGATTGTCCTTGACTTCATAAAAAGAGCGCTTTCTTTGCAGCAAGTTCCGCCGACCGCAGTTCTAAATGGAATTGCAATTTTTATGACACTTTTCTGTATGTGGCCAACATTCAGGCAGATTTATACTGATTCTTTTCAACCACTTTCAAATAATGAAATTACTTTGACAGAAGCTATTGAAAAGGCAGAGTCGCCTATAAGAATTTTTATGTTCCGTCAGATGGGAAATGATAAAAACAGCATCAGGACTTTTATGACAATGGCAGGTCTTGGGCGTCCGGCTAATGCTTCCGATGTTCCGACTTATGTTTTGATTCCGGCTTATATTCTGCATGAACTTACAGTCGCATTTAAAATAGGAATTCTTCTATATATTCCGTTTATCGTAATTGACATGGTTGTTGCAAGTATTCTTATGAGCATGGGAATGATGATGCTTCCGCCTGTGCAAATTTCCATGCCGTTCAAGCTGATGCTTTTTGTTCTTGTCGACGGCTGGCATCTTTTGACTCAGCAGCTTTTTGTGAGTGTATTGCGCTAA
- a CDS encoding FliO/MopB family protein has translation MNYSKIKILAALLVLCAGLSFAQQSSAPSENLTSAQIENSQISLDFSENSDSGASGENAFSSSGSFGGIGIFVRMILVLGIIIAAIYFLFKFMRKSMGVEPALEDDVFLRKVSFISLGEGKSVQIVSLWNKAFILGVSDNSISLIKEINDKDLIDAMNRYADMNSNAKKPRSFEEILQLFMSGKKEESKENIPAAKKSAYDKDTMNLINSLKDKMVGGEEK, from the coding sequence ATGAATTACTCAAAAATAAAAATTTTAGCGGCATTGCTGGTTTTATGCGCCGGTCTTTCTTTTGCCCAGCAGTCTTCTGCGCCTTCAGAAAATCTTACTTCCGCACAAATTGAAAATTCTCAGATTTCATTAGACTTTTCAGAAAATTCTGACTCTGGAGCTTCAGGCGAAAATGCTTTTAGTTCTTCAGGCTCTTTTGGTGGAATTGGAATTTTTGTGCGCATGATTCTTGTTTTGGGAATCATAATTGCAGCGATTTACTTTTTGTTTAAATTTATGCGCAAATCTATGGGCGTTGAGCCGGCTTTGGAGGACGATGTTTTTTTACGCAAAGTTTCGTTTATAAGTCTTGGCGAAGGAAAATCCGTTCAAATTGTAAGTCTTTGGAACAAGGCTTTCATTCTTGGAGTTTCAGATAATTCCATTTCGCTTATAAAAGAAATCAACGACAAAGATCTCATTGACGCGATGAACCGCTATGCCGACATGAACAGCAACGCAAAAAAGCCGCGTTCATTTGAAGAAATCCTTCAGCTTTTTATGTCGGGGAAAAAAGAGGAATCCAAGGAAAATATTCCGGCTGCAAAAAAATCAGCTTATGACAAAGACACGATGAATCTTATAAATTCCTTGAAAGACAAAATGGTTGGCGGAGAAGAAAAATGA